The Candidatus Equadaptatus faecalis genome includes the window AAGGATTTTGCGGCTATGAACGAGGTTTATACGGCTATGATGCCGAAGCCTTTCCCAGCAAGAAGCACAATACAGGTCGTTCTTCGCGGTATTCCTATTGAAATCGAAGCAATAGCCAAAAGGAAAAAATAATTGGGATATGAACAGCGTTGAGGAATACCTCCCTGTTTTAAAAAGCATCATTGAAGGGTTCGGCAAGCATTTCGGGGATAACGTTGAATTTGTTATACACGATTATGCCAAGGATTTTGATTCTACTATAGTCGCGATTTCAAACGGAAACGTTACCGGACGCAGCGTTGGTCAGTCAGGCACGAGCATCGGGCTTAAAATGCTGCAAGGACTTGAAAAGAGTGACGGACGCTTTAACTATTTCACCCAGACACATGACGGACGTTTTCTCCGTTCCAGTACCATATATCTCAAGAACGAAGAGGGAAAGGTTATTGGCGCCGTGTGCGTTAATATCGACATTACAACCATAGTTAATGCCGACAATGTGCTCAAAGGGCTGATAGGCATGGAACAGGAGGAAACAAAGACCGAGACAATAGTCTTTAACAAGGTTGAAGATCTCCTTATTTCAATGATTCACGAATCAATAGCCTATATAGGGACACCCGTAGCCCTTATGACGAAGCAGCAGAAGATTAACGGCATTAACTATCTTGCCCGCTGCGGTGCGCTGAGAATTAAAAGCGCAGGTGAAGAAATAGCAAAGCATTATGATATTTCCAAGTACACTATTTACAATTATCTCAATAAAGCAAACGAAGATAATTCTAAAGAGGAGTAATTGAAAATTTTTGAATTTCTAAAATTCTGAGGGGGGGACCAAAGGTGTTAAACCAGGAACTTATCAGCAAGGAATTTGATTTTCTTGGCGACGGAATATTTCTTAATGTTTCTCAAGTAGGCATGCCGCCTAAACGTGTTCAGGACGCATACCGCAGCTTTATGGACAATTATATTGCTTCTTACGGTATGGGTATGGTTCCGGCTGCGTGGGATATGGTTGCAGAGACAAGGGAACTTGTTGCTGAACTTGTGAACTGCGAACCGCACGAAGTAGGTTTTACAAAGAATACCTGCGAAGGTGTATCGATCCTTGCAAACGGCTATCCGCTCAAAGCAGAAGATAACGTAGTCATTGCTGACCAGGAGCATCAGTCAGTGCTTTTCCCGTGGATTAACATGCACGAGAAAATTGGCTTGAAGCTGAACGTAGTCAAAAGTATTGACGGCAATATCCGCACGCAGGATATGCTTGACGCGATTGATGAGAATACAAAAATTCTTATCGTATCATCGGCCCAGTTCAGCACAGGATTCCGTGCGGATTTGAAGACGCTTGGCGATGAATGTAAAAAACGCGGCATAATTTTTGCTGTTGACGGCATACAGACGTTGGGCCGTTACGTCATGGATGTTAAGGAATTCAATATAGACTACCTTGTTGCAGGCACGAACAAAGGCTTGTTCGGTACGCTTGGCGCCGGTTTTGTCTATTGCAGCGACAGAATAGTGAAAGACATTATTCCGCCGTATGCCGGTTATCAGAGCACAATGAGCCACGTTGCGCCTCCTTCGGTTACCACCAATTTTGAAACACTTGAATGGTATCCGAATGCGCGCCGTTTTGAATCCGGAAATCTCAGCTACAACTGCATATATGCGATTAACAAAGGAATTTCATTCCTGCTTGAACTGGGTGTTGAAAATATACAGAAACAGATTGAAGAGCTTGAGGAAGACCTGCGCAATCGGCTTGAAGGGATCAGCCTGCACGTTGTAACGCCGGAATCGGCACAGCACCGTTCCGGAATAATCTGTGTGTACTATCCTGCAAACAAAGACGATGAGGCAGACAAAATTCTGAAAAGCAAAAAGATTTACTGTACAATGCGCGGCGGATATATCCGTATAGGTTTGGATTTCTACAACACTAAAGAACAAATGGCTGTAGTTGCAGACGCCTTGTATGAGGTTGCTGCACTCAAATAAACAAAAAGCACCAAAAATCAGAGAGGAGAGTTCACATGAGTATTTGCGAAAGCTACCACAAAGTCCCGTTGCTTAAGAAACTGCTTGCAGCAATGGTACTAGGCATCATTCTCGGAGTCATCTTCGGAGAACAGGTCACCGTAATCAAGCCGCTTGGAAAGATATTCCTTAATCTGTTGAAAATGGCAGCGCTGCCGTTGATTGTTGTCAACCTTGTGGCGGGTATATCTTCACTTCAGGATCCGAAGATTTTCGGACGTGTTGGTCTTAAAATTATGCTTTACTATACCTTTACGACAATTTGTGCAATTTGCGTAGGTATAGGAACGGCCGTAGCGCTTAAACCGGGGCTCGGCTTTGTTCTCCAGGGTGCTTATGACGGCGCTATAGCAAAAATACCGACATTTGGCGACACCATTATCGGACTTCTTCCGTCAAACCCGTTCTCAGCACTTGCAGAAGGCCGCTTTGACCAGATAGTTGTATTTTCGGCATTCCTGGGTGTAGCAATTCTTTTCCTCAACAAAGAGGACAGGGAAGAACTTAATCACGCTTTTACAACTCTTGCAAGCCTCTTTAACAAACTTGTCGGAATAATTATGGGATACGCCCCGATCGGTATTTGTGCGCTTATGGCGTGCACTGTCGGCGTTTACGGCAAACAGCTGTTCGGATTCCTTGCCAAATATCTCGGTGCTTCCTACATTTCAGTACTTGTAATGGTCGGCGTCTATACTGTACTTTTGGCTATCTTTACGAAAAAATCACCCGCAGCTTTCTACAGAAAGGCAGCTCCGATGATCGTTACCGCCCTTGGTACGAGCTCAAGCCTTGCAGTCGTTCCTATTTCCCTTGGCTGCGCTGATGACATGAATATTCCGCGTGGAATTTCAAGCTTTACAATTCCTCTCGGATCACAGGTCAATAAGGACGGAAACGGCATTATGCTCGCAATATCCTTCCTCTTTGCAGCCCAGGCAATAGGTGCTCCGCTTTCAGCAGGTATCCTTATTAAGGCTATCTTCCTTGCACTTATTCTTACAACCGGTGCCGGTGGAGTTCCGGGCGGTGGAATTGTCACCATCGCGATTATTATTGACGCGTTTGGACTTCCGGTAGAAGTTGTTGGTATAGTTGCCGGTATTTTTGCACTGATTGATGCTCCGTTTACGACAATGAACTGCCTCGGCGACCTTGTCGGAACCGCGATAGTCGCTTCCTCAGAAGCAGATGCATTTGAAAACTAAAAATTAAAGACATACGTCTCCTTAAACCAAAGAAAAGGGGCAGCTGCAGATTTGCGGTTGCCTCTTTTCGTTAATTTAGAATGAGAACAAAGTTCGCTTATAGTGAGCGGGCTTTGTTATATATTCAGGTGCAGGGTTCGCCGGGCAGCATTTTATTTGTTTGTGCCGTGTATAACGAACGCTGTTTCGACAAGCCTGCCGTCTTTCGTTTCGGCTTCTATGAAAAGTCCTTCCGGAGTTCTCCAGTAGGCTTTGCTGTCGATGTATACCAGTTTGTCGCTCATTTAATCACTCCTTTCCTACGTTGTGCCTGCCCTGAAGGCACGGTATGTATTGCGCACCAACGAAAAATATTACAACATTTGTGCTGTTTTGTCAAACGTAAAAAGTGCAACGTACAAAAAGAGAAAAAAGTGCAACGTACAAAAAGAGAGGGCTGTTGCCCTCTCAAAATATGCAATTACTGTGCAGTTTAGAGGAAAAAGCCTCTGAGCTTCAGATTCTCGGCGACTCTTTCAATCGCAACGCAGAATGCGGCGCGGCGCATGGTGACATCATGCGCAATAGCATATTTGAAAACGCGTTTGAAGTTGGATTCCATAATCTGCACAAGACGCAGGTTATACTCTTCTTCTGTCCAGAAATAACCGGCGAGATTCTGAGCCCATTCAAAATAGGAACCGATTACGCCGCCGCTGTTGGCAAGAAAGTCCGGAACAATGTGAATGCCGCGTTTGTCAAGTATTTTGTCTGCCTCTGGTGTTGTCGGACCGTTTGCGCCTTCGACAATGTATTTTGCTTTAATCAGCTTTGCGTTGTTTTCATTGATTACACCTTCAAGTGCGCAAGGACAAAGTACGAGACATTCCTGCGTGAGAATATCTTCGTTTGACATTTTAACAAGACCGAGCTGATCGTAACCTTCAAGAAGTTTGTTGTTCTCCTGAGCATAACGTACTGCGGCGGGCACATCTATGCCGTTTTCGCAATAATAACCGCCGGTAATATCGCTTATTCCCACAATTTTAGCTCCTGAATGGTGAAGGAAGAGTGCATTATTCATACCGACATTACCGAAGCCCTGAACGATAATTTTTGAATCTTTAAAGGTATCACCGCCTGCTTCGAGTACCTCTTTTACACATGTGTACACGCCAAGCCCTGTTGCCGAAGTGCGTCCTTCAGAGCCCCAGTAGGATACAGGTTTGCCGGTAAGCATTGCCGGCTCAAAACGTCCGTGAAGTTTGGATACCGTGTCAAGAATCCAAACCATTTCTTGACCGCCGGTGGCAACGTCAGGCGCCGGAATGTCATCCCATTCTCCTATAACTTTTGATATGCGTGCTGCAAAAGTGCGTGTCATGCGTTCGCGTTCATTTTTCGACAGAGTATTGGGATCAACTGAAATGCCACCCTTGCCTCCGCCGTAAGGAATTCCCGCAAGAGAACATTTCCATGTCATAAGCATTGCGAGTGCTTCGCATTCGTCAAGATCAACGCAGGGATGGAAGCGTATGCCGCCCTTTGACGGTCCGCAGGCTGTTGAATGCTGTACGCGGTAGCCGTCAAAAACTTTTACCGTTCCGTTGTCCATCTGGACAGGAACTGCAACCTTGACGGCACGTTCGGGACGGCAGAGGATTTCTATAAGTCCCTTGTCAAGTTTCATTTCTTCTGCTGCATCGTAGAAATTTTCGAGAGCAGTTTTCAAAAGTATGTTGCTGGAAGTACGTCTCTGAATTTTTGCCATTTGTATTCACCTCTCTGCTAAGCTCTTCTAAAGCTGGCTTAAATTTTGTGATAAAACATTTTACAGCCAAAATACACCAAATGTAAATATATTTTTTGCACTAAATTGATTTTTATTGGGCAAAAGTGAAATGAAATAATGAGAAGATATATAAAATTGACGACAGCTAAAAGTTAAGTTCTAAAATTTTGACGTCTGATGCCCTAAAACATTCCATTGATCCATACCAAAAAGACGGCGACGACAAATCCGGGAAGCATATTCATCGGACGAAGCCGTTTTATTTCCATCATATTCAGTGCTATGGCAATAAGCATAATTCCGCCAACGGACGTCATTTCTGTTATTGATTCCTGTGTCAGAAAAGGAGCAAGCTTGGCTGCTGCCAAGGTTAAAGTGCCCTGATAAAGAAATACGGGTATCGCTGAAAATATAACGCCGAACCCCATCGTGGCCGCGAAAGCGATATTTGTTATTCCGTCAATAATGCCTTTTGTCAGCAGGGTTGTCGGAAAACCGCCGAAACCTTCTTCCATTGCGCCGAGTACTGCCATTGAACCTGTACAGAAAAGGAGAGTGCAGCTTACGAAGCCCTTGGAGAAGCCTTCTCCGGAATCGCCCAGTCTTGTCTCTATATTGTTGCCGAGACGCTGGAAAAAGCCGTCAAGATCAACAGTTTCACCTATCAGCGCCCCAAGCGCCGTGCTGCAGACCATAATAAGCGGATGCTGTGATTTAATGGAATAACTTATTCCAAGAACCATAACGTAAATTTCAAGACCCGCAACAGGCATTTCAAGCAGGCGCAGAGGAATTTTCTTTTTTATCAGCAGACCGAGCAGGCCGCCGGCAATAATCATGCCTGCGTTTGCAAGAGAACCAAAAAGAGGTATACGGCTGAGTATTTCCATTAGAACTTGTCCTTAAAATCAGCTTCAATAATTACGATGTCTCTTTTTCTGGAGCTGAGGGGGAAATGCTGAGGATAGTTTTCAGTTGTCTCTTCGGTTATATGGATGGTGTGGTAGAGAAGTTTCATCACGCATTTATCTTTCAGTGCAAGAGCGGTACGCTGGATAAAAGCAACAGCAATGCGCTCATTATCAAAAATCTGAGCGCAAACGGTCTGCCCGTTCATGGTAATTTTTGCAATCCAGCTGTTGTTGTCCATAGTCTGCTCCTCCGAGGGAACTATTATAGCGCAAAATCCTGAATATGCAGACAGCCAAAGACAAAGTTAACTGCTTTGGCGGTACTGTTTATCTTTTGGTGATAAAATCCTTGATTTTGGTAAAGCTTTCTTCGCTGATAACGTGTTCTATACGGCAAGCGTCTTTTTCCGCTGTTTCTTCTTCAACGCCGAGCATTTCAAAAAAACGTTTCAGCAGGTTGTGTTTTTCATAAATCTTTTCCGCGAGGGCAAGCCCCGGGTCTGTCAGTTCCAGTTCAAGTTTTTTAGTGGTATGCAGGTAGCCTTTCTCGGTGAGTACCTTCACTGCACGGCATATGCTTGGTTTTGAGTAGCCGAAAAAATTTGCAATATCTACGGAGCGTACCTTCCCGTTGCGTTTTTTCAGTATAAGCACTGATTCGAGATAGTTCTCACCGGACTCGTTGTCTACCACTTTTCTCACCCCGTGTCTATTATAACCCAATTTTCGCGCTATTATAATTCCGTAAGGGATTTGAAGCAGAAAATTTTATGTCACATATTCTCTCTGCTGTATTCAAGAGGAGTTGTGCGTGCATCGGCTAGACAGAAAATCCGGCAGGCACAAAACAAATTGTGCGCTATTTAATAATTCTGCGGGTAATCAGAGGCTGATAACTATCAGAAAAGTGATATAATACAAACATGATTATTGATTTTCACACACACCTGTTTCCTGATGACGTTGCAGAATATGCGATGAGAAAACTTAGCGGCAGTTCTAAGGTGTCTTACGACTGTTTTCCCACACGGAGCGAGCTGCTGCAGACTATGGACGCAACAGGAATTGACAAATCCGTTGTACTGAATATAGCAACGAGAGAACATCAGCATAAAAATATACTAAGTTTTGCGCAGGAAATTAATTCTGAGCGGCTGATTTCTTTCGGGTCTGTTATGCCTGCGTCAGAGTCGGCACTGGACTGTGTCAGCAAAATACACGATGCCGGAATTAAAGGTCTGAAATTTCATCCTGCACTCCAGCGTTTCAAACCGGAAGACAAAAATAATTTTCCGGTCTATGACCTTGCACGCGCATTGGACTTAATTGTGCTGTTTCACGCCGGCTGGGACCCTACGTATGAGGACGAACTTTTCTGCCCGCCGCAGTCAATTATAGAAGTTGAGAAGAATTTCCCCGGACTGAAAATAGTTGCAGCTCACATGGGCGGGTTAAAGCTTGCGAAAGAGGTGCTTGAAGTTCTTGCAGGTCATAATGTTTATTTTGATACCGCATGGACGGCGGAACCGTGGATTGACAAACCGATGATGGAAAAACTGATTGTCAAACACGGAGCAGACAAGGTGCTGTTTGGCAGTGATTTTCCGTGGAACGATCCGTGGAGGGAGTTGACGCTGATAAGCTGTCTGAATCTTCCGAGCGAAGACAGAGATCTGATTTTAGGCGGCAATGCGGAAAGGCTGCTGAGCTTGTGAAAAATTAACAAAATAGAGACTTCTTTTAGTTTTTCTTGCTTTATCAGAAAGTTTATCTAAAGGCTTCGGGGTGAAGCGCCTTTGCAAAGGACAGGGCAATCTGTGCCATGCGCGGGCCGGGACGGAGATAAAGAGTGCCGCTGAATATGTGAATATTACCGTCAACTGCGGCTTTCACGCCGGCTAAAGAAGTCCACTGGCGTTTGAGATTGTTTTTGTCAAAAATTTTGTCGAGGTCAACC containing:
- a CDS encoding dicarboxylate/amino acid:cation symporter, yielding MSICESYHKVPLLKKLLAAMVLGIILGVIFGEQVTVIKPLGKIFLNLLKMAALPLIVVNLVAGISSLQDPKIFGRVGLKIMLYYTFTTICAICVGIGTAVALKPGLGFVLQGAYDGAIAKIPTFGDTIIGLLPSNPFSALAEGRFDQIVVFSAFLGVAILFLNKEDREELNHAFTTLASLFNKLVGIIMGYAPIGICALMACTVGVYGKQLFGFLAKYLGASYISVLVMVGVYTVLLAIFTKKSPAAFYRKAAPMIVTALGTSSSLAVVPISLGCADDMNIPRGISSFTIPLGSQVNKDGNGIMLAISFLFAAQAIGAPLSAGILIKAIFLALILTTGAGGVPGGGIVTIAIIIDAFGLPVEVVGIVAGIFALIDAPFTTMNCLGDLVGTAIVASSEADAFEN
- a CDS encoding amidohydrolase family protein encodes the protein MIIDFHTHLFPDDVAEYAMRKLSGSSKVSYDCFPTRSELLQTMDATGIDKSVVLNIATREHQHKNILSFAQEINSERLISFGSVMPASESALDCVSKIHDAGIKGLKFHPALQRFKPEDKNNFPVYDLARALDLIVLFHAGWDPTYEDELFCPPQSIIEVEKNFPGLKIVAAHMGGLKLAKEVLEVLAGHNVYFDTAWTAEPWIDKPMMEKLIVKHGADKVLFGSDFPWNDPWRELTLISCLNLPSEDRDLILGGNAERLLSL
- a CDS encoding transcriptional regulator — protein: MNSVEEYLPVLKSIIEGFGKHFGDNVEFVIHDYAKDFDSTIVAISNGNVTGRSVGQSGTSIGLKMLQGLEKSDGRFNYFTQTHDGRFLRSSTIYLKNEEGKVIGAVCVNIDITTIVNADNVLKGLIGMEQEETKTETIVFNKVEDLLISMIHESIAYIGTPVALMTKQQKINGINYLARCGALRIKSAGEEIAKHYDISKYTIYNYLNKANEDNSKEE
- a CDS encoding aminotransferase class V-fold PLP-dependent enzyme; the encoded protein is MLNQELISKEFDFLGDGIFLNVSQVGMPPKRVQDAYRSFMDNYIASYGMGMVPAAWDMVAETRELVAELVNCEPHEVGFTKNTCEGVSILANGYPLKAEDNVVIADQEHQSVLFPWINMHEKIGLKLNVVKSIDGNIRTQDMLDAIDENTKILIVSSAQFSTGFRADLKTLGDECKKRGIIFAVDGIQTLGRYVMDVKEFNIDYLVAGTNKGLFGTLGAGFVYCSDRIVKDIIPPYAGYQSTMSHVAPPSVTTNFETLEWYPNARRFESGNLSYNCIYAINKGISFLLELGVENIQKQIEELEEDLRNRLEGISLHVVTPESAQHRSGIICVYYPANKDDEADKILKSKKIYCTMRGGYIRIGLDFYNTKEQMAVVADALYEVAALK
- a CDS encoding Glu/Leu/Phe/Val dehydrogenase — translated: MAKIQRRTSSNILLKTALENFYDAAEEMKLDKGLIEILCRPERAVKVAVPVQMDNGTVKVFDGYRVQHSTACGPSKGGIRFHPCVDLDECEALAMLMTWKCSLAGIPYGGGKGGISVDPNTLSKNERERMTRTFAARISKVIGEWDDIPAPDVATGGQEMVWILDTVSKLHGRFEPAMLTGKPVSYWGSEGRTSATGLGVYTCVKEVLEAGGDTFKDSKIIVQGFGNVGMNNALFLHHSGAKIVGISDITGGYYCENGIDVPAAVRYAQENNKLLEGYDQLGLVKMSNEDILTQECLVLCPCALEGVINENNAKLIKAKYIVEGANGPTTPEADKILDKRGIHIVPDFLANSGGVIGSYFEWAQNLAGYFWTEEEYNLRLVQIMESNFKRVFKYAIAHDVTMRRAAFCVAIERVAENLKLRGFFL
- a CDS encoding DUF554 domain-containing protein, which codes for MEILSRIPLFGSLANAGMIIAGGLLGLLIKKKIPLRLLEMPVAGLEIYVMVLGISYSIKSQHPLIMVCSTALGALIGETVDLDGFFQRLGNNIETRLGDSGEGFSKGFVSCTLLFCTGSMAVLGAMEEGFGGFPTTLLTKGIIDGITNIAFAATMGFGVIFSAIPVFLYQGTLTLAAAKLAPFLTQESITEMTSVGGIMLIAIALNMMEIKRLRPMNMLPGFVVAVFLVWINGMF
- a CDS encoding metal-dependent transcriptional regulator translates to MVDNESGENYLESVLILKKRNGKVRSVDIANFFGYSKPSICRAVKVLTEKGYLHTTKKLELELTDPGLALAEKIYEKHNLLKRFFEMLGVEEETAEKDACRIEHVISEESFTKIKDFITKR